Proteins encoded together in one uncultured Desulfosarcina sp. window:
- a CDS encoding type Z 30S ribosomal protein S14: MAKTSLRQKAKRKPKFSVRAYNRCPICGRPRGFIRKFGICRICFRNLASQGRLPGVVKSSW; the protein is encoded by the coding sequence TTGGCGAAGACATCACTCAGACAAAAGGCGAAAAGAAAACCCAAGTTTAGTGTCAGGGCCTACAACCGGTGCCCCATTTGCGGAAGGCCGCGGGGCTTTATCAGGAAGTTTGGCATCTGCCGAATTTGCTTTCGTAACCTGGCTTCTCAGGGAAGACTCCCCGGGGTCGTTAAATCCAGTTGGTAA